In a genomic window of Pseudomonas mohnii:
- a CDS encoding type II secretion system protein produces the protein MNASQRGFTLIEVVVTLALVGLLAGLAAPLTETVVRRGKEQELRTALYQIRDAIDAYKRAFDAGYIEKSLDSSGYPPNLKVLVEGVRDVRSAKGAKFYFLRRVPHDPLAPAKRDDDGGWGLRAYDSTAQNPREGADVFDVYSRARGKGLNGIAYREW, from the coding sequence ATGAACGCCTCGCAACGCGGTTTTACCCTGATCGAAGTCGTGGTGACGCTCGCTCTGGTCGGCCTCCTGGCCGGCCTGGCTGCGCCACTGACCGAGACCGTGGTGCGCCGGGGCAAGGAGCAGGAACTGCGCACCGCGCTGTACCAGATCCGCGATGCCATCGACGCCTACAAACGGGCTTTCGACGCCGGTTACATCGAAAAATCCCTCGACAGCAGCGGCTACCCGCCGAACTTGAAAGTGCTGGTGGAGGGTGTGCGGGATGTGCGCAGCGCCAAGGGTGCCAAGTTCTATTTCCTGCGGCGCGTGCCCCACGATCCATTGGCACCGGCCAAGCGTGACGACGACGGTGGCTGGGGGTTGCGCGCCTATGACAGCACGGCTCAAAACCCACGGGAGGGCGCGGACGTCTTTGACGTTTACTCCAGGGCCCGGGGCAAGGGTCTCAACGGCATCGCCTACCGGGAGTGGTGA
- the csgE gene encoding curli production assembly/transport protein CsgE has protein sequence MKRFCLALILVLSSCVASAGEEDEMLGFIIDDTISHIGHEFYYAFSERLRATSPMDFNLVVRERPSARWGSLVTVEYQQRLVYRRFLPPNTVELKDEAYDAADWVRGQVVQRKLEALLQDTTDLERDEL, from the coding sequence ATGAAGCGTTTCTGCCTGGCCTTGATCCTGGTGCTGAGCAGCTGTGTCGCCTCGGCCGGCGAAGAGGACGAAATGCTCGGCTTCATCATCGACGACACGATCTCGCACATCGGCCACGAGTTTTACTACGCGTTCAGTGAACGCCTGCGCGCCACCAGCCCGATGGATTTCAACCTGGTGGTACGCGAACGGCCATCGGCTCGCTGGGGCAGCCTGGTGACCGTGGAATATCAACAGCGTCTGGTTTATCGGCGCTTCCTGCCGCCGAACACCGTGGAGCTCAAGGACGAGGCCTATGACGCCGCCGACTGGGTACGCGGGCAGGTTGTCCAGCGCAAGCTGGAAGCCTTGTTGCAGGACACCACGGACCTTGAGAGGGACGAACTATGA
- a CDS encoding curli assembly protein CsgF, with the protein MKTKTVSRHLGLWLLGLGSCGLVQATELVYTPINPSFGGNPLNGTWLLNNAQAQNDYDDPDLKDRTTVAGTSALERFSSQLQSRLLGQLLDNISAGNTGSLSTDAFIVNVVDDSGQLTIEVTDRATGELSEIKVNGLAP; encoded by the coding sequence ATGAAAACGAAAACGGTCTCGCGGCACCTGGGGCTCTGGTTGCTCGGGCTGGGAAGTTGTGGGCTGGTCCAGGCCACCGAACTGGTCTACACGCCGATCAACCCGTCGTTTGGCGGCAACCCGTTGAATGGCACCTGGCTGCTCAACAACGCCCAGGCGCAAAACGACTACGACGACCCGGACTTGAAGGATCGCACCACCGTGGCCGGGACATCGGCCCTGGAGCGGTTCAGCAGTCAATTGCAATCGAGGTTGCTGGGGCAACTGCTGGACAACATCTCTGCCGGCAATACGGGAAGCCTGTCCACCGATGCCTTCATCGTCAATGTCGTCGACGACTCAGGGCAGCTGACGATTGAAGTGACGGACCGCGCGACGGGCGAACTGTCGGAAATCAAGGTCAATGGCCTGGCCCCTTGA
- a CDS encoding GspMb/PilO family protein, with the protein MQIPRLIVHEYLQSLGVPGLAGLALLVLALTYGLAGLLPDWQSVQQLSQQTREAREYLAKVEEGTVAAPVVPQRQLDDFRSKLPTQPQATVAIDKIYALAAQERITLARGEYSLGIDPKTHLARYQILLPVRGSYPQLRRFLHALLGQLPAVVLEDVELQRKKIADTDLTGRIRMTLYLSRS; encoded by the coding sequence ATGCAAATCCCTAGATTGATCGTCCACGAGTACCTGCAAAGCCTGGGCGTGCCCGGTCTGGCGGGGCTGGCTTTGCTGGTGCTGGCGCTCACCTATGGCCTGGCCGGTTTGCTGCCCGACTGGCAGTCCGTGCAACAGCTCAGCCAGCAGACCCGCGAAGCCCGCGAATACCTGGCCAAAGTCGAAGAAGGCACCGTGGCCGCGCCGGTGGTGCCGCAACGGCAACTGGATGATTTCCGCAGCAAGCTGCCGACCCAGCCGCAGGCCACCGTGGCCATCGACAAGATCTATGCGCTGGCCGCCCAGGAACGCATCACCCTGGCTCGTGGTGAGTATTCCCTGGGCATCGATCCGAAAACCCACCTGGCGCGCTACCAGATCCTGCTGCCGGTGCGGGGCAGCTACCCGCAACTGCGGCGCTTCCTGCACGCCTTGCTCGGCCAGTTGCCGGCGGTGGTGCTGGAGGACGTGGAGTTGCAGCGCAAGAAGATCGCCGACACCGACCTGACCGGGCGGATCCGCATGACCCTTTACCTGTCGAGGTCATGA
- a CDS encoding SCO family protein, with the protein MRTLERIALSACLCLFSALAFAHEGHQEPAPASAATTAHPAGGTRDAKTWFTDTPLQDQNGNTLRFYSDALQNRVVLLNVIFTSCTDACPLITQKLKEVREVLGDKADGITFISLTSDPLRDTPAVLKAYTLKQGVDGPHWLFLTGDKAQMDLVLGRIGQIVPTPEQHSTQLIVGDVANKRWSKIRPDAPAAAIAQRLQLLTMPVVGR; encoded by the coding sequence ATGAGAACCCTCGAGCGCATTGCCCTGAGTGCCTGCCTTTGCCTGTTCAGTGCGCTGGCCTTCGCCCACGAAGGCCATCAAGAACCGGCACCGGCGTCTGCTGCAACCACGGCACACCCGGCGGGCGGCACCCGCGACGCAAAAACCTGGTTCACCGACACCCCGTTGCAGGACCAGAACGGCAACACCCTGCGCTTCTACAGCGACGCGCTGCAGAACCGGGTGGTGCTGCTCAACGTGATTTTCACCAGCTGCACTGACGCCTGCCCGCTGATCACCCAGAAGCTCAAGGAAGTACGCGAAGTGCTGGGCGACAAGGCGGACGGCATCACCTTTATTTCCCTTACCAGTGATCCGCTGCGGGACACCCCGGCGGTACTCAAGGCTTACACCTTGAAGCAGGGCGTCGATGGCCCCCACTGGCTTTTCCTTACCGGCGACAAGGCGCAGATGGACCTTGTCCTGGGGCGCATCGGCCAGATCGTGCCGACCCCCGAGCAGCACTCCACGCAGTTGATCGTCGGCGACGTGGCCAATAAGCGCTGGAGCAAAATCCGGCCCGATGCACCCGCCGCCGCCATTGCCCAGCGGTTGCAGTTGCTGACAATGCCTGTGGTCGGTCGCTGA
- a CDS encoding ABC transporter substrate-binding protein — MKKALFLGLLMVSGISLSAQAMTLTPSESAGKRLYREGVSARGEPIMARVGAAGMLLPATSLPCVNCHGRDGIGRPEGGVRPPDLTWTRLSSTYGQQQINGRSYPAYTEGTLARAIQEGRDPGNNRLDPAMPRFVLSMKDQHNLTAYLKRLADDRDPGLDADSLHLGTLLPGTGALSEEGATVAAVLNGCVARINEAGGIHGRQLRLTILDPGPDRASAVRALDQLIDKEQVFALIAPLAPALEADMAARLEQAGVPLIGPLSLQGTTQASREIFEPLPGLREQMIALANYATATLRVLQGPTLIAYPDEPGQRLAAEKLAQYLQDNAWEKVRLQAYGATQDELPLGSRSVFYMGSSGGFSLLAERLQTAGQVPYLFAASNQVAGDLLQVPSGFSRRVFLAYPFVPSDWTRAGRLALTQVRERQKLGGEHAVLQVGAFSSMMLLSEGMKQAGRDASREKLIEALEGLHDFDTGLTPLISFGPGRRQGLSGAHIVTVDLPDQRFFLVAPYKPIAAMP, encoded by the coding sequence ATGAAAAAAGCCCTCTTCCTCGGCCTGCTCATGGTGTCTGGCATCAGCCTGAGCGCCCAGGCGATGACGCTGACCCCCAGCGAAAGCGCCGGTAAACGGCTGTACCGGGAGGGCGTGTCGGCCCGTGGCGAGCCGATCATGGCCCGGGTCGGAGCGGCTGGCATGTTGCTGCCGGCCACCAGCCTGCCGTGTGTCAATTGCCATGGCCGCGATGGCATCGGCCGTCCCGAAGGCGGCGTGCGGCCGCCGGACCTGACCTGGACGCGGCTCTCCAGCACCTATGGCCAGCAGCAAATCAACGGGCGCAGTTACCCGGCCTACACCGAGGGCACGCTGGCCAGGGCGATTCAGGAGGGGCGCGATCCCGGCAACAATCGACTCGACCCGGCGATGCCCAGGTTCGTGTTGTCGATGAAGGATCAGCACAACCTCACGGCGTACCTCAAGCGCCTGGCCGATGACCGTGATCCGGGCCTCGACGCTGACAGTCTGCACCTGGGCACCTTGTTACCGGGCACGGGCGCGCTGAGCGAGGAGGGCGCCACGGTGGCGGCGGTGCTCAACGGTTGCGTGGCGCGCATCAATGAGGCGGGCGGGATTCATGGTCGGCAGTTGCGCCTGACCATCCTCGATCCCGGCCCCGACCGCGCCAGCGCCGTGCGCGCGCTGGACCAGTTGATCGACAAGGAGCAGGTGTTCGCGCTGATCGCACCGCTGGCGCCAGCGCTGGAAGCGGACATGGCAGCACGCCTGGAGCAGGCCGGTGTGCCCCTGATCGGGCCGCTGTCGTTGCAAGGCACGACCCAGGCCAGTCGAGAGATCTTCGAGCCGCTGCCGGGGCTGCGCGAACAAATGATTGCACTGGCCAATTACGCCACCGCCACCTTGCGGGTGCTGCAGGGGCCGACGCTGATCGCCTACCCGGACGAGCCTGGTCAACGGCTGGCCGCAGAGAAACTCGCCCAGTACCTGCAAGACAACGCCTGGGAGAAAGTGCGCCTGCAAGCCTATGGGGCGACGCAGGATGAGTTGCCGTTGGGTTCGCGTTCGGTGTTTTACATGGGCAGCAGCGGCGGTTTCAGTCTGCTCGCCGAGCGCTTGCAGACGGCGGGCCAGGTGCCTTACCTGTTCGCCGCTTCGAATCAGGTGGCGGGTGATTTGCTGCAAGTACCCAGCGGCTTTTCCCGTCGGGTATTCCTGGCCTATCCGTTCGTGCCCAGCGACTGGACGCGGGCCGGGCGCCTGGCCCTGACCCAGGTGCGCGAGCGACAGAAACTGGGCGGCGAGCATGCGGTTCTGCAAGTCGGTGCGTTCAGCTCGATGATGCTCTTGAGCGAAGGCATGAAGCAGGCCGGGCGTGACGCCAGCCGCGAAAAACTGATCGAGGCCCTGGAAGGCCTGCATGACTTCGATACCGGGCTGACCCCGCTGATCAGTTTCGGGCCGGGTCGGCGCCAGGGCCTCAGTGGCGCGCACATCGTCACCGTGGACTTGCCTGACCAGCGTTTTTTCCTGGTTGCCCCTTACAAACCGATTGCCGCGATGCCTTGA
- a CDS encoding secretin N-terminal domain-containing protein, with product MNTFRLLMSMGFCAGLAACSSAQLARDEGADLMASGQYEAGLARIQEGLRENPRDTELHLALTSGRARAVTALLSQADMSRTQRDFASARLTYGRVLSIEPNNRRAQDALRQLDHLRSLDEKLELARGDLRRGDIYAADRQVKQILELDPNNEGALELQSNVRLVQSRNVIPYPQLRTRLDKPVTLEFRDANLKTIFEVLSQVAGLNFIFDKDLRPDMKATIFVRDVRIEDAVELLLQQNQLHQKVVNENTLLIYPDSPQKLKDYQELVMRTFYLTSIDANTALNMVKTMLKTRDVFVDERLNTLTMRDTGDAIRMAEKLLQSQDQSNPEVVLEVEVMEVATQRILDLGLQWPNTFGVVNSDGSAVTLLDQLKGIDSSRISISPSPQAKINAQDNDINTLASPVIRVSNREQARIHIGQRVPIISATSVPSTQGPVITESVTYLDVGLKLEVQPTVHLNNEVAIKIALEVSNATPLEPTRQGTIPVQVDTRNAQTTLRLHDGETQILAGLMRNDHGATGNKIPGLGDIPGLGRLFGSNKDTVGKSELVLSITPRVVRNLPYQSPSDMEFTTGTETSMHIQAPNRELESSVQPQRLDRPVASTNVEVSVGKP from the coding sequence ATGAACACATTCCGATTGCTGATGAGCATGGGTTTCTGTGCGGGGCTGGCCGCATGCAGTTCGGCGCAACTGGCCAGGGACGAGGGAGCCGACCTGATGGCGTCGGGTCAGTATGAAGCCGGCCTGGCACGGATCCAGGAAGGCCTGCGCGAAAATCCCCGCGATACCGAATTGCACCTGGCGCTGACCAGCGGGCGGGCCCGTGCGGTGACGGCGCTGTTGAGCCAGGCCGACATGAGCCGCACCCAGCGCGACTTCGCCTCGGCCCGTCTGACCTACGGCCGGGTGTTGTCCATCGAGCCGAACAACCGCCGGGCCCAGGACGCCTTACGCCAGCTCGATCACCTGCGCAGTCTCGACGAAAAACTCGAGCTGGCCCGTGGGGATCTGCGTCGCGGCGACATCTACGCCGCCGACCGTCAGGTCAAACAGATCCTTGAACTGGACCCGAACAATGAGGGCGCCCTGGAACTGCAAAGCAATGTGCGTCTGGTGCAGAGCCGCAATGTGATTCCCTATCCGCAACTGCGCACGCGCCTGGACAAGCCCGTCACCCTGGAGTTTCGCGACGCCAACCTCAAGACCATCTTCGAAGTGCTGTCCCAGGTCGCCGGTCTGAATTTCATTTTCGACAAAGACCTGCGCCCGGACATGAAAGCCACCATCTTCGTGCGTGACGTGCGCATCGAAGACGCGGTGGAACTGCTGCTGCAACAGAACCAGTTGCATCAGAAAGTGGTGAACGAAAACACCCTGTTGATCTACCCGGATTCGCCGCAGAAGCTCAAGGATTATCAGGAACTGGTGATGCGCACCTTTTACCTGACCAGCATCGATGCCAACACGGCCTTGAACATGGTCAAGACCATGCTCAAGACCCGCGACGTGTTCGTCGATGAACGGCTCAACACCCTGACCATGCGCGACACCGGCGATGCCATCCGCATGGCGGAAAAACTCCTGCAATCCCAAGACCAGTCCAACCCTGAAGTGGTGCTGGAAGTGGAAGTCATGGAAGTCGCCACCCAGCGCATTCTCGACCTCGGCCTGCAATGGCCGAACACCTTCGGCGTGGTCAATAGCGACGGTTCGGCGGTCACGCTGCTCGATCAGCTCAAGGGCATCGATTCCAGCCGGATCAGCATCTCGCCGTCGCCGCAGGCCAAGATCAACGCCCAGGACAACGACATCAATACCCTGGCGAGCCCGGTGATCCGCGTCAGCAACCGTGAACAGGCGCGCATCCACATCGGTCAGCGCGTACCGATCATCAGCGCCACTTCGGTGCCGTCGACCCAGGGCCCGGTGATCACCGAAAGCGTGACGTACCTGGATGTCGGTCTGAAACTGGAAGTGCAGCCTACCGTGCACCTGAACAACGAAGTGGCGATCAAAATCGCCCTGGAAGTCAGTAACGCCACGCCGCTGGAGCCGACCCGCCAGGGCACGATTCCGGTGCAGGTCGATACCCGCAACGCCCAGACCACCCTGCGCCTGCATGATGGTGAAACCCAGATCCTCGCCGGCCTGATGCGCAACGACCATGGCGCCACCGGCAACAAAATCCCGGGGCTTGGCGATATCCCCGGTCTGGGTCGCCTGTTCGGCAGTAACAAGGACACCGTCGGCAAATCCGAACTGGTGCTGTCGATCACCCCACGGGTGGTGCGCAACCTGCCGTACCAGAGCCCGTCGGACATGGAATTCACCACCGGTACCGAAACCAGCATGCACATCCAGGCGCCGAATCGTGAGCTGGAATCGTCGGTCCAGCCTCAGCGCCTCGATCGGCCGGTGGCTTCCACCAACGTCGAAGTCAGCGTCGGGAAGCCTTGA
- a CDS encoding PilN domain-containing protein yields MRALMLDFQPRRRASPLGWSLLAGGVVLVLTCVVIQQHLSAEAEQQQGHLQTAQRVLTGDTGSKASLTPAETREQAQNLAEMRKVSQQLRRPWEQLFATLEAMPRDNIALLTLTPDARKGQLRISAEARDLDAMLDFHRRLEASDELSDVSLLSHEIVANVPEHPVQFNLSATWEIGDANP; encoded by the coding sequence ATGCGCGCCCTGATGCTCGACTTTCAACCGCGTCGCCGCGCCAGCCCCCTGGGCTGGAGCCTGCTGGCCGGCGGTGTGGTGCTGGTGCTGACCTGCGTCGTGATCCAGCAACACCTCAGCGCGGAGGCCGAACAACAGCAAGGTCACCTGCAAACCGCCCAGCGCGTGCTCACCGGCGACACGGGCAGCAAGGCCAGCCTGACCCCGGCGGAAACCCGCGAACAGGCACAGAACCTGGCCGAAATGCGCAAGGTGTCCCAGCAATTGCGCCGCCCCTGGGAGCAGTTGTTCGCCACGCTCGAAGCCATGCCCCGCGACAACATTGCCTTGCTGACCCTGACCCCGGATGCCCGCAAAGGCCAGCTGCGGATCAGCGCCGAGGCGCGGGATCTGGACGCCATGCTCGACTTCCACCGCCGCCTCGAAGCCAGCGACGAGCTGTCCGATGTGTCGCTGCTCAGCCACGAAATCGTCGCCAACGTGCCGGAGCACCCGGTGCAATTCAACTTGTCGGCTACCTGGGAGATTGGCGATGCAAATCCCTAG
- a CDS encoding type II secretion system protein — MAASIPSGKPAAQGGFTYLGALLLIMVMGMGLASAGELWATASRRDRERQLLWVGTQYAQALRSYYRSSPGLAQYPKELADLLQDERFPNAKHHLRQLYPDPIGGGDWFLMRGFDGRITGIASSSTDKPLKQADFPSQWSDFNGMASYKDWQFVAEKAFLDGASGPAKGQSKTPQALQP; from the coding sequence ATGGCAGCCTCTATTCCGAGTGGTAAGCCTGCTGCGCAGGGCGGTTTCACCTACCTGGGTGCGCTGCTGCTGATCATGGTGATGGGCATGGGCCTGGCCAGTGCCGGCGAGTTGTGGGCCACCGCCTCGCGCCGCGATCGCGAACGCCAGTTGCTGTGGGTCGGCACCCAGTACGCCCAGGCACTGCGCAGCTACTACCGCAGTTCGCCAGGCCTGGCCCAGTACCCGAAAGAACTCGCCGACCTGCTGCAGGACGAGCGGTTTCCCAACGCCAAACATCATCTGCGCCAGCTTTATCCGGACCCGATTGGCGGTGGCGACTGGTTCCTGATGCGCGGCTTCGACGGCCGTATCACCGGTATCGCCAGTTCTTCCACGGACAAACCGCTCAAACAGGCGGACTTTCCCAGCCAGTGGTCGGACTTCAACGGCATGGCCAGCTACAAGGACTGGCAGTTCGTGGCCGAGAAGGCCTTTCTCGATGGTGCGTCCGGCCCGGCCAAGGGCCAGAGCAAAACCCCTCAGGCGTTGCAGCCATGA
- a CDS encoding peptidylprolyl isomerase, giving the protein MKLNTLLVLWALWVPAAYCSNGPAVARVNGEEISQLRLERYFAEYLEDQGRSVGNIRNPKAYKQLRKAALDALIDKELLWQEALKRGVVISDATVQSQVEKTRQAFGGAEVFARRLEDAGFDEASYAEYTRRELAAQQVFADLTQVGEPDEQQVRAFFEEHRAEMNRPEEVQVRHILIKVPQGADASTVEAARLRLEGMRTRITQGADFASVAREGSEDASASEGGELGYFPRGRMLPEFEATAFALAPGAVSDPVRTAVGWHLIYLENRVEAADVTEEQGLDMVRAYLARQKQVQARLQALAQLRSSHRIERVDDD; this is encoded by the coding sequence ATGAAACTCAACACTTTGCTGGTTCTGTGGGCGCTGTGGGTGCCAGCGGCATACTGCAGCAACGGTCCGGCCGTGGCGCGGGTCAATGGCGAGGAAATTTCCCAACTGCGCCTGGAGCGTTATTTCGCCGAGTACCTGGAGGATCAGGGGCGCTCGGTGGGCAATATTCGCAATCCCAAGGCTTACAAGCAGCTGCGCAAGGCGGCGCTGGATGCCTTGATTGACAAGGAACTGCTCTGGCAGGAGGCGCTCAAGCGCGGGGTGGTGATCAGCGATGCCACGGTGCAAAGCCAGGTCGAGAAGACCCGCCAGGCCTTCGGTGGTGCCGAGGTGTTCGCCCGGCGCCTGGAAGACGCCGGTTTCGATGAGGCCAGCTATGCCGAATACACCCGCCGTGAACTGGCGGCTCAGCAAGTGTTCGCCGACCTGACCCAAGTCGGCGAGCCGGATGAACAACAGGTACGGGCATTTTTCGAGGAGCACCGCGCCGAGATGAACCGGCCCGAGGAAGTACAGGTCAGGCATATCCTGATCAAGGTGCCTCAGGGAGCGGATGCTTCCACTGTTGAAGCCGCAAGACTACGCTTGGAAGGTATGCGTACCCGAATCACGCAAGGTGCCGATTTTGCCAGTGTCGCCAGGGAGGGGTCTGAAGACGCCTCGGCCAGCGAGGGCGGCGAACTGGGCTACTTTCCCCGGGGGCGAATGCTGCCGGAGTTCGAAGCGACAGCCTTTGCCCTGGCGCCGGGAGCCGTCAGCGACCCGGTGCGCACGGCAGTGGGTTGGCATTTGATCTATCTGGAGAACCGAGTGGAGGCCGCCGATGTCACAGAGGAGCAAGGACTTGACATGGTCCGGGCGTACCTTGCCCGGCAGAAACAGGTTCAGGCTCGTCTACAGGCACTGGCGCAGCTGCGATCCAGTCATCGGATCGAACGGGTTGACGATGATTGA
- a CDS encoding GspE/PulE family protein, giving the protein MDRLSLVVEPSPSECLPSRFSSEQLAQARALAASSGERMLDALGELCELPPMPFIQCLGATLHYPVLDTDSLFQATPVFDRVTLAQCLKREFTLLRHDDAVIGVFADPFDTARLAWIDDCLHGAPLYLVHADDLKAYLARHEESFHAVESLNAQSDAGSEIDNLQSLSLTSISEDSSVVVKLVNSTLYDALKMHASDIHLGTTGSGLVIKYRIDGVLNNISKIQGNEFAEQVISRVKVMAELDIGEKRVPQDGRFKIGISGRQIDFRVSIMPSIFGEDAVLRVLDKQDLADKVCGVQLQALGFEDETLRQLRRLAAEPYGMVLVTGPTGSGKTTTLYAMITEINHGVDKIITIEDPVEYQLPGVLQIPVNEKKGLTFARGLRSILRHDPDKIMVGEIRDPDTAQIAVQSALTGHLVFTTIHANNVFDVIGRFTQMEIDPYSLVSALNAVLAQRLIRLVCSSCSTTYTPTEEELQTSGLDPQQVAHYHFVHGKGCGHCRGTGYRGRSAIAELLHLDDELRQMIVERQPISKIKAHACKRGLRLLRESALELVQHGRTTLEEINRVTFIS; this is encoded by the coding sequence ATGGACCGTCTATCCCTTGTTGTCGAGCCGTCGCCGTCGGAGTGTCTACCCAGCCGTTTTTCCAGTGAGCAATTAGCCCAGGCACGAGCGCTGGCCGCCAGTTCCGGTGAACGGATGCTGGATGCCCTCGGGGAGCTTTGCGAACTGCCCCCCATGCCCTTCATCCAGTGCCTCGGCGCGACCCTGCATTACCCGGTGCTCGATACCGACAGCCTGTTTCAAGCCACCCCGGTATTCGACCGGGTCACCCTGGCCCAATGCCTCAAGCGTGAATTCACCCTGCTGCGTCACGACGATGCGGTCATCGGTGTGTTTGCCGATCCCTTCGACACCGCCCGTCTGGCCTGGATCGATGATTGCCTGCACGGCGCGCCGCTGTACCTGGTGCACGCCGACGACCTGAAAGCCTACCTGGCACGCCACGAAGAGAGCTTCCACGCCGTGGAGTCACTCAACGCCCAGAGCGACGCCGGCAGCGAAATCGATAACCTGCAAAGCCTGTCCCTGACCAGCATCAGCGAAGATTCGAGTGTCGTCGTCAAACTGGTCAACTCGACCCTGTACGACGCGCTGAAAATGCACGCCAGCGACATCCACCTGGGCACCACCGGCAGCGGCCTGGTGATCAAGTACCGGATCGATGGCGTGCTGAACAACATCAGCAAGATCCAGGGCAACGAGTTCGCCGAACAGGTGATTTCCCGGGTCAAGGTCATGGCTGAACTGGACATCGGTGAAAAACGCGTACCCCAGGACGGTCGCTTCAAGATCGGCATCAGCGGCCGGCAGATCGACTTCCGGGTGTCGATCATGCCGAGCATTTTCGGCGAGGATGCGGTGCTGCGGGTGCTCGACAAACAGGACCTGGCGGACAAGGTCTGCGGTGTGCAGTTGCAAGCCCTGGGCTTTGAAGACGAAACCCTGCGCCAACTGCGCCGGCTGGCGGCCGAACCCTACGGCATGGTGCTGGTCACCGGCCCCACCGGTAGCGGCAAGACCACCACGCTGTACGCGATGATCACCGAGATCAACCACGGCGTGGACAAGATCATCACCATTGAAGACCCGGTGGAATATCAACTGCCGGGCGTGCTGCAAATCCCGGTCAACGAGAAAAAAGGCCTGACCTTCGCCCGTGGCCTGCGCTCGATCCTGCGCCACGATCCGGACAAGATCATGGTCGGGGAAATCCGCGACCCTGATACCGCGCAGATCGCCGTGCAATCGGCACTCACCGGGCACCTGGTGTTCACCACCATTCACGCCAACAACGTGTTCGACGTGATCGGTCGCTTCACCCAGATGGAAATCGACCCCTACAGCCTGGTCAGCGCCCTCAACGCAGTACTGGCCCAGCGACTGATTCGTCTGGTCTGCAGCAGCTGCAGCACGACGTACACCCCGACTGAAGAGGAACTGCAAACCTCGGGGCTCGATCCGCAGCAGGTCGCTCACTACCACTTCGTGCATGGCAAGGGCTGCGGCCATTGCCGTGGCACCGGCTACCGCGGCCGCAGCGCGATTGCCGAATTGCTGCACCTGGATGACGAACTGCGGCAAATGATCGTCGAGCGCCAACCCATTTCGAAAATCAAGGCCCACGCCTGCAAACGTGGCTTGCGCCTGCTGCGCGAGTCGGCGCTGGAACTGGTGCAACACGGCCGGACCACTCTCGAGGAGATCAATCGTGTCACTTTTATCTCGTGA
- a CDS encoding type II secretion system protein: MRREKGFTLLELMVVMAIIATLMTIALPRYFNSLEASKETTLRQSLSAMREALDHYYGDTGRYPDSIEQMVEQRYLRNQPMDPIAERKDAWVLVAPPDGVQGGVADIKSGATGRARDGSLYSEW, translated from the coding sequence ATGCGCCGGGAAAAGGGTTTTACCCTATTGGAATTGATGGTGGTCATGGCAATCATCGCGACCCTGATGACCATCGCCTTGCCGCGTTATTTCAACAGCCTCGAAGCCTCGAAAGAGACCACCTTGCGCCAAAGCCTGTCGGCCATGCGTGAAGCCCTCGATCACTACTATGGCGACACCGGGCGTTATCCCGATTCCATCGAGCAAATGGTCGAGCAGCGCTACTTGCGCAACCAGCCAATGGACCCGATCGCCGAACGCAAGGACGCCTGGGTCCTGGTGGCGCCGCCGGATGGCGTACAGGGCGGGGTGGCTGATATCAAGAGCGGAGCCACCGGGAGGGCGCGTGATGGCAGCCTCTATTCCGAGTGGTAA
- a CDS encoding response regulator, with amino-acid sequence MLNKVLVVEDEQLLAENLQGYLQAQALEVRIAHNGEAAIGEAERFSPDVMVFDYRLPDMEGFEVLDAVRQNRKCHFVLITGHPTAEVCERARQLGVSHILFKPFPLAELARAVCDLLGMKREPKAGVKDSEGFVERRQSRTESFPLQLYDGSWVLADRRRSSSASMAPDDEQLLTGE; translated from the coding sequence TTGTTAAACAAAGTACTGGTTGTTGAAGACGAACAGCTGCTTGCGGAAAACCTCCAGGGCTACCTGCAGGCACAAGCGCTGGAAGTCCGGATAGCACACAACGGTGAAGCGGCGATTGGCGAAGCCGAACGCTTTTCACCCGATGTGATGGTGTTCGATTACCGCTTGCCCGATATGGAAGGTTTTGAGGTGCTCGATGCCGTCCGCCAGAACAGGAAGTGTCATTTTGTGCTGATCACAGGCCACCCCACCGCAGAAGTTTGCGAGCGGGCCCGGCAACTGGGCGTCAGCCACATCCTGTTCAAACCCTTTCCTTTGGCGGAATTGGCCCGTGCAGTCTGTGATCTTCTGGGGATGAAGCGCGAACCCAAAGCAGGTGTGAAGGATTCCGAAGGATTCGTCGAACGACGCCAGAGCAGGACCGAAAGTTTCCCGCTGCAGTTGTACGACGGTAGCTGGGTGCTTGCCGATCGCCGACGAAGTTCATCGGCCTCCATGGCGCCAGACGACGAACAATTGCTCACCGGGGAGTAG